One Paenibacillus riograndensis SBR5 DNA segment encodes these proteins:
- a CDS encoding aminotransferase class I/II-fold pyridoxal phosphate-dependent enzyme: MKPFLPREKSSLLSERIAPRVREIAPSGIRAFFDLSAGNNEIISLGVGEPDFTTPEHIRAACIRALEQGETMYTPNAGLPELREEIARYQQESFGLAYDPRDEVVVTVGSSEALDLALRAFTAPGDEVIIPSPSYIAYSPIAYLNGGTLVEVEAAAEQGFKLTAEALQKAITPRSKLLMVNFPNNPTGAVMSYEDWMPIAEIVKAHNLIVLSDEIYAELTYDSRHVSIASLPGMKERTIVISGFSKAFAMTGWRVGYACGNRELLAAMLKIHQYTAMCAPVLGQIAAVESLRHGLPDKDYMKECFRQRRSLFVEGLRSIGLHCHEPQGAFYAFPSIRHTGMKSEDFALRLLREAGVAVVPGHVFGTGGEGHLRCSYAASPAKLTEALERLEGFMKVKM; encoded by the coding sequence ATGAAGCCGTTCCTGCCGCGGGAAAAGAGCAGTCTGCTGAGTGAGCGGATTGCTCCGCGTGTGCGGGAGATTGCGCCTTCGGGCATCCGGGCTTTTTTTGATCTCAGTGCGGGTAACAACGAGATTATATCACTTGGGGTAGGTGAGCCCGATTTCACTACGCCTGAGCATATCCGTGCCGCCTGCATCCGTGCCCTGGAACAGGGAGAGACGATGTATACCCCGAATGCCGGCCTGCCGGAGCTGCGGGAGGAAATTGCCCGCTATCAGCAGGAGAGCTTTGGACTGGCGTATGACCCGCGGGACGAGGTGGTGGTAACGGTAGGCAGCAGTGAAGCCCTGGATCTGGCGCTGCGTGCCTTTACCGCTCCGGGGGATGAGGTTATCATTCCTTCTCCGAGCTATATTGCTTATTCGCCCATCGCCTATTTGAACGGAGGAACACTGGTGGAGGTCGAGGCTGCTGCGGAGCAGGGCTTCAAGCTTACTGCCGAGGCATTGCAAAAAGCCATAACCCCGCGTTCCAAGCTGCTGATGGTGAACTTTCCGAATAATCCGACGGGAGCGGTCATGTCTTACGAGGACTGGATGCCCATTGCGGAAATTGTAAAGGCCCATAATCTGATCGTCCTGTCGGATGAAATCTATGCCGAGCTGACCTATGACAGCAGACATGTCAGCATCGCCTCGCTTCCCGGCATGAAGGAGCGGACGATTGTGATCAGCGGCTTCTCCAAAGCCTTCGCCATGACCGGCTGGCGGGTCGGCTATGCCTGCGGGAACCGCGAGCTGCTGGCCGCGATGCTCAAAATCCATCAATATACCGCAATGTGCGCACCGGTCCTGGGCCAGATTGCCGCGGTGGAATCGCTGCGCCATGGATTGCCCGACAAAGACTATATGAAGGAATGCTTCCGGCAGCGCCGTTCGCTGTTCGTTGAGGGGCTCAGATCCATCGGGCTGCATTGCCATGAGCCGCAGGGGGCATTTTATGCCTTTCCTTCCATCAGGCATACCGGGATGAAGTCGGAGGATTTTGCGCTGCGGCTGCTGCGGGAAGCAGGAGTTGCAGTTGTGCCGGGCCATGTGTTCGGAACGGGCGGAGAAGGACATCTCCGCTGCTCCTATGCGGCTTCCCCCGCAAAGCTGACCGAAGCGCTGGAGCGGCTGGAAGGCTTCATGAAGGTAAAAATGTAA
- a CDS encoding D-alanine--D-alanine ligase, which yields MKKVGVIMGGVSSEYEVSLNTGREMLKHLDRSKYEGVPVVIHSREELVDAVKGLDFALLALHGAYGEDGTVQGTLETLGIPYSGSGVLASSLCMDKHLSKTIIRSKGVHTPDWLCLDRMEDLSPEAVEALGYPVMVKPNSGGSSIGMTKVNSSAELRSAVEKAFAADCSVLIEEYTEGREITCPILGGTLLPVIGIRSLGADWFDYSAKYELGGAEERVIQLPAELEERVHAAALACYQALKCTVYARVDMLVKDGIPYVLEVNTLPGMTETSLLPRSALAAGYTFSGLLDEIISGSLAERRGMEAAVDKQGLLGIRNMQEELTTRQGVINYV from the coding sequence ATGAAAAAAGTAGGCGTGATCATGGGCGGGGTATCCTCGGAATATGAGGTGTCGCTGAATACGGGCAGGGAAATGCTGAAGCATCTGGACCGCAGCAAATATGAGGGCGTTCCGGTGGTCATTCATTCGCGGGAAGAGCTGGTTGATGCGGTAAAAGGCCTGGACTTCGCGCTGCTCGCCCTCCACGGAGCCTACGGCGAGGACGGAACGGTGCAGGGAACGCTGGAAACGCTGGGTATTCCCTATTCCGGAAGCGGCGTGCTCGCAAGCAGCCTGTGCATGGATAAGCATCTGTCCAAGACCATCATCCGCAGCAAAGGTGTGCACACCCCTGACTGGCTCTGCCTCGACCGGATGGAGGATTTATCGCCTGAAGCGGTGGAGGCTCTTGGTTACCCGGTAATGGTTAAGCCGAACTCAGGCGGCTCCAGCATCGGCATGACAAAGGTGAACAGCAGTGCGGAGCTGCGAAGTGCGGTGGAGAAGGCCTTTGCCGCGGATTGTTCGGTGCTGATTGAGGAATATACCGAGGGCCGGGAAATTACCTGCCCCATTCTCGGAGGAACGCTGCTGCCGGTTATCGGCATCCGTTCGCTTGGGGCGGATTGGTTCGATTACAGCGCCAAATATGAGCTGGGCGGTGCAGAAGAGCGGGTGATTCAGCTGCCTGCAGAGCTTGAGGAACGGGTGCATGCGGCGGCCTTGGCCTGCTATCAGGCGCTGAAATGTACGGTATACGCCCGGGTGGATATGCTGGTGAAGGACGGCATTCCATATGTGCTTGAGGTAAATACACTGCCGGGCATGACCGAAACCAGTCTGCTGCCAAGAAGTGCGCTTGCTGCCGGATATACCTTCAGCGGGCTGCTGGATGAGATCATCTCCGGTTCGCTTGCAGAGCGGCGGGGGATGGAGGCTGCGGTGGACAAACAAGGCCTATTAGGAATCCGAAACATGCAGGAAGAGCTGACAACGAGGCAGGGAGTGATCAATTATGTATAA